Proteins from one Drosophila gunungcola strain Sukarami chromosome 3R, Dgunungcola_SK_2, whole genome shotgun sequence genomic window:
- the LOC128263224 gene encoding LOW QUALITY PROTEIN: soluble guanylate cyclase 88E (The sequence of the model RefSeq protein was modified relative to this genomic sequence to represent the inferred CDS: inserted 1 base in 1 codon) — MYGLLLENLSEYIKSVYGEEKWEDIRRQAGIDSPSFSVHQVYPENLLQKLAKKAQAVLGVSEREFMDQMGVYFVGFVGQYGYDRVLSVLGRHMRDFLNGLDNLHEYLKFSYPRMRAPSFICENETKQGLTLHYRSKRRGFVYYTMGQIREVARYFYHKEMHIELVREEILFDTVHVTFQLTFDNRAFTLASLAMTREEKHLPISAHVLFEIFPFCMVFGADMVVRSIGNSLMVILPELLGKKITAWFDLVRPLIAFKFQTILNRTNNIFELVTVDPVTERFDSQNEDLLQHEDGSEPEKSLRLKGQMVYMENWRMIMFLGTPVMPDLNSLITTGLYINDLSMHDFSRDLMLAGTQQSVELKLALDQEQQKSKKLEESMRLLDEEMRRTDELLYQMIPKQVADRLRRGENPIDTCEMFDSVSILFSDIVTFTEICSRITPMEVVSMLNAMYSIFDKLTERNSVYKVETIGDAYMVVAGAPDKDANHAERVCDMALDMVDAITDLKDPSTGQHLRIRVGVHSGAVVAGIVGLKMPRYCLFGDTVNTASRMESTSIAMKVHISESTKILIGPNYKILERGEIDVKGKGTMGTYWLEERENRLPLQLTATLQVHPVSPASSTATSKPKAIMPPVSKALTPLVPVSVSLDVSIPATTVPTVDVVAPSSSISGLVLTAAAAAHMSLHHQAVVAAGLSGDSGSTVVSGVGDSASSGGGDAAAAAAAGGGAAVGAPADDRNSRIYSPVTFKDVARRSVANSPVRGSAGFPCSDQEKRRESRSNSTGHVFMRSPSDIFGSLILDTEEFLEDLQISRSSLANNNNNAPPCGFSPTPPFRIGSAPSKPRPSNPDKFTPEELAAMDQMTPPSTAPARETASCSSASLDRDKAAKLRKITFSNSSSMDATTTTTAVAAVVCPMRSKTPPMSQQPVVQASTSKGDSKRPGSKDSVSSISLHSPPPHRSNSAPARPHSMSKAARKAFLAAKQTKAMEKLDKMIEEVHEVESQSATKAANMRLALXGHDRGGGGDLAAGGCPLFLPPPPQQQQRLMPSSISDSGLCSHGHSHAPSCHHLEPKMSNSQSFQHSPRGGITHQCCSGFGHGNGRHSHRMHSNACRIL, encoded by the exons ATGTACGGACTGCTCCTGGAGAATCTCTCCGAGTACATCAAGTCTGTGTATGGCGAGGAGAAATGGGAGGACATCCGACGACAGGCTGGCATCGATTCGCCCTCGTTCAGCGTCCATCAGGTCTATCCCGAAAATCTGCTGCAGAAGTTGGCCAAAAAGGCCCAAGCG GTCCTTGGCGTTTCCGAGCGAGAGTTCATGGACCAGATGGGCGTCTACTTCGTGGGCTTCGTGGGTCAGTATGGCTACGATCGCGTCCTCTCCGTGCTGGGTCGCCACATGCGCGACTTCCTCAACGGACTGGACAACCTGCACGAGTACCTGAAGTTCTCGTATCCGCGGATGAGGGCCCCCAGTTTCATCTGCGAGAACGAGACGAAGCAGGGTCTGACCCTGCACTACCGCTCCAAGCGTCGGGGATTCGTCTACTACACGATGGGCCAGATTCGAGAGGTGGCACGGTATTTTTACCACAAGGAGATGCACATAGAGCTGGTTCGGGAGGAGATCCTCTTTGATACGGTCCACGTCACCTTCCAGCTGACCTTCGATAATCGGGCGTTTACCCTGGCATCCTTGGCCATGACGAGGGAGGAAAAGCACCTGCCCATTAGCGCCCATGTGCTGTTCGAGATCTTTCCCTTCTGCATGGTGTTTGG TGCTGACATGGTGGTACGCAGCATAGGAAACTCTTTAATGGTGATTTTGCCGGAACTATTGGGCAAAAAAATCACGGCCTGGTTTGATTTGGTTCGTCCCCTGATTGCATTCAAATTCCAGACT ATACTAAATCGCACCAATAACATATTTGAACTGGTCACTGTGGATCCAGTCACGGAAAGATTTGATTCCCAAAACGAGGACTTACTTCAGCATGAAGATGGCAGCGAACCGGAAAAGTCATTGAGattaaaag GTCAAATGGTTTACATGGAAAACTGGCGCATGATCATGTTCCTGGGCACCCCCGTAATGCCAGATTTAAATTCGCTGATAACCACTGGCCTTTATATCAACGATCTCTCAATGCACGACTTTAGCAGGGATCTTATGCTGGCGGGCACCCAGCAATCAGTGGAACTGAAGCTGGCCCTGGATCAAGAGCAGCAAAAGTCCAAGAAGCTGGAAGAGTCCATGCGATtg TTGGATGAGGAAATGCGGCGTACTGATGAGCTATTGTATCAGATGATACCCAAGCAGGTGGCCGATAGGCTGAGACGGGGCGAGAATCCTATTGATACCTGTGAG ATGTTCGATAGTGTATCCATACTGTTCTCGGACATCGTTACCTTCACCGAGATCTGCAGTCGCATCACGCCGATGGAGGTGGTGTCCATGCTGAATGCCATGTACTCGATCTTCGACAAGCTGACGGAGAGGAATTCTGTGTACAAG GTGGAGACAATTGGCGACGCGTACATGGTAGTGGCGGGGGCCCCAGATAAGGATGCCAATCACGCCGAGCGAGTCTGTGATATGGCTTTGGATATGGTGGATGCCATAACCGATCTCAAGGATCCCTCCACGGGCCAGCATTTGAGGATAC GTGTGGGCGTCCACTCGGGAGCCGTGGTGGCCGGCATTGTGGGCCTCAAGATGCCCCGCTATTGCCTTTTTGGGGACACCGTTAACACCGCCTCGCGAATGGAGTCCACCAGCATCGCCATGAAGGTACACATCTCGGAGTCCACGAAGATTCTCATCGGCCCCAACTACAAGATCCTGGAGCGGGGCGAGATCGATGTGAAGGGCAAGGGCACCATGGGCACGTATTGGCTGGAGGAGCGCGAGAACAGGTTGCCCCTCCAACTGACAGCGACGCTCCAGGTGCACCCGGTCTCTCCGGCCTCGAGTACGGCCACCTCAAAGCCGAAGGCCATTATGCCGCCGGTATCCAAGGCGCTGACTCCTTTGGTTCCCGTTTCCGTGTCGCTGGATGTTTCGATTCCGGCCACTACTGTTCCAACGGTGGATGTGGTAGCACCTTCGTCCAGCATATCGGGCTTGGTGCTCACAGCGGCTGCCGCTGCACACATGTCGCTTCATCACCAGGCGGTTGTGGCAGCGGGATTGTCTGGAGATTCAGGATCTACAGTTGTAAGTGGTGTGGGGGATTCAGCATCATCAGGAGGAGgagatgcagcagcagcagcagcagcaggaggagggGCGGCAGTTGGGGCACCTGCCGATGACCGTAACAGTCGCATCTATTCACCCGTGACTTTCAAGGACGTGGCTCGCCGTAGCGTAGCCAATTCTCCGGTGAGGGGCAGTGCTGGCTTCCCGTGCTCGGACCAGGAAAAACGACGCGAATCCCGATCCAATTCCACGGGCCACGTGTTCATGCGCTCCCCCTCGGACATTTTTGGCTCACTCATCCTGGACACCGAGGAGTTCCTCGAGGATCTGCAGATCTCACGCAGCTCCCTGgctaacaataacaataatgcGCCCCCCTGTGGCTTCAGTCCAACTCCTCCATTCCGAATTGGCAGCGCCCCATCCAAGCCGAGACCCAGTAATCCGGATAAGTTCACGCCGGAGGAACTGGCCGCCATGGATCAAATGACGCCGCCTTCGACAGCTCCGGCCAGGGAAACGGCATCCTGCAGCAGTGCATCCTTGGATCGCGACAAGGCGGCCAAGCTCAG GAAAATCACCTTctccaacagcagcagcatggaTGCAACCACAACTACGACAGCAGTGGCTGCCGTGGTGTGCCCCATGCGATCCAAGACCCCACCAATGTCACAACAGCCGGTGGTGCAGGCTAGTACCAGCAAGGGCGACTCCAAACGCCCAGGATCAAAGGATTCGGTCTCATCCATTTCCCTGCACTCACCTCCTCCACATCGGTCGAACTCAGCGCCAGCCAG GCCACATTCCATGTCGAAGGCGGCACGAAAAGCTTTCCTGGCCGCCAAGCAGACCAAGGCCATGGAGAAACTGGACAAGATGATCGAGGAGGTCCACGAAGTGGAGTCCCAGTCGGCGACGAAGGCGGCCAACATGCGGCTGGCCC TCGGACATGACAGAGGCGGAGGCGGTGATCTGGCCGCCGGTGGCTGTCCACTTTTCCTGCCGCCaccgccgcagcagcaacagcgccTGATGCCCAGCTCCATTTCAGATTCCGGTCTCTGCAGTCATGG ACACAGCCATGCGCCCAGCTGCCACCATTTGGAGCCGAAGATGAGCAACAGCCAGAGTTTCCAGCACTCTCCACGCGGGGGAATCACCCATCAGTGCTGCAGTGGCTTTGGACACGGAAATGGGCGTCACTCCCACCGGATGCACTCGAACGCCTGCCGGATTCTGTAG